A stretch of Acipenser ruthenus chromosome 1, fAciRut3.2 maternal haplotype, whole genome shotgun sequence DNA encodes these proteins:
- the LOC131731652 gene encoding olfactory receptor 1073-like: MDSERNETSGVVLLGFIYSADERGFIIPSLVFLLVLGVSANLLIIFIIYSKSYLRTPKNILICNLCAVDLYGIITTCPYFIIKFILRDFSPMNTKLCLMQYYFYVVYSCLSVFTVTLMAVDRYYVICNPFEYEMKITNERVVLSLAVSWVFAIFYPMLYVFSYIGHESCRQVLSCSFMCTGSSLEESMCVPTTFQRVYRIFMLTSHLAACVVMVGFSYVKILKESQSARLSESSRKALSTVVTHSIVLAIFFITSLLLIVTGSLTTNNDKEAIALLRISTDLIYFSVPTSFNPVIYGLRNEDMRKELLKFLRRKKCTNEICSATNSKGSIPVDSRTISRFFAGVILFKKARPSVNPVIKVMPSTYTVCR, translated from the coding sequence atggacAGTGAGCGCAATGAAACATCTGGCGTTGTCTTGCTTGGATTCATCTATAGTGCTGATGAAAGGGGATTTATTATCCCTTCTTTAGTTTTTCTACTGGTCCTCGGGGTTTCTGCTAACCTGCTCATCATTTTCATCATCTACTCCAAAAGCTACTTAAGAACACCCAAGAACATACTCATCTGCAACCTCTGTGCAGTAGATCTCTACGGCATCATTACAACCTGTCCTTATTTCATCATCAAATTTATTTTGCGCGATTTTAGCCCAATGAACACAAAACTTTGTTTGATGCAGTACTACTTCTATGTTGTCTACAGCTGCCTTTCTGTTTTTACTGTGACTTTGATGGCTGTGGACAGGTACTATGTCATCTGCAACCCATTTGAGTATGAAATGAAAATCACAAACGAGAGGGTTGTATTATCCTTAGCGGTGTCTTGGGTGTTTGCCATTTTTTACCCCATGTTATATGTGTTTAGTTACATTGGGCATGAATCTTGTCGTCAGGTTTTATCCTGCAGCTTCATGTGTACAGGCAGCTCTTTGGAGGAGAGCATGTGCGTACCCACCACCTTTCAAAGGGTCTACAGGATATTCATGCTTACATCTCACTTGGCAGCATGTGTTGTCATGGTCGGCTTCTCCTATGTCAAGATCCTGAAAGAATCACAGAGTGCCCGTCTCAGTGAGTCCTCGCGCAAGGCTCTCAGCACGGTGGTCACTCACAGTATTGTACTTGCCATCTTCTTTATTACCTCTCTCCTCCTTATAGTCACCGGAAGTCTCACAACAAACAATGATAAAGAAGCCATTGCTCTTCTTCGAATCTCCACTGACCTGATCTACTTCAGTGTGCCTACCTCATTCAACCCTGTCATTTATGGTTTGAGAAATGAAGATATGAGGAAAGAGTTACTCAAATTCCTCAGACGAAAAAAGTGCACTAACGAGATTTGCAGTGCCACAAACAGCAAGGGGAGCATTCCTGTAGATTCCAGGACAATCTCTAGGTTTTTTGCAGGTGTCATCTTATTTAAGAAGGCTCGTCCATCAGTAAATCCTGTTATAAAAGTAATGCCTtccacatatactgtatgtagataA